In Saccharothrix syringae, the following are encoded in one genomic region:
- a CDS encoding ESX secretion-associated protein EspG has protein sequence MTYFGGQAEREPIALSAEEFDVLWERLDLGQMPLVVKVPSPGRTHRERAELERRVWHGIGARGLGGPTGLHPELDHLLRLFSRPEREVDGRVWVGRSVRVLAVANGDDGAVATLSDDRLTFRRAAGSGLPSAVLGVLPAHPAGAGHSVTMPSADLEAAVKQSDGSPRSLEDSLRRHGVRQEDAATLVKMFTGLVHTGNFGAAARDKYGKRWRPDRVVAFFDTEDGRYLQQRRASNGAEPWSTFTPTDSRRLTHQVEELLAEALRAAGQHVGR, from the coding sequence GTGACCTATTTCGGGGGGCAGGCGGAGCGGGAACCCATCGCGCTCTCCGCCGAGGAGTTCGACGTGCTGTGGGAGCGCCTGGACCTGGGGCAGATGCCGCTGGTCGTCAAGGTGCCCTCGCCGGGCCGGACGCACCGGGAGCGGGCCGAGCTGGAGCGGCGCGTGTGGCACGGCATCGGTGCCCGCGGGCTCGGCGGCCCCACCGGCCTGCACCCGGAGCTGGACCACCTGCTGCGGCTGTTCTCCCGGCCCGAGCGCGAGGTCGACGGCCGGGTGTGGGTCGGCCGCAGCGTGCGCGTGCTGGCCGTGGCCAACGGCGACGACGGCGCGGTGGCCACCCTGTCCGACGACCGGCTGACCTTCCGCCGCGCGGCGGGCAGCGGCCTGCCGTCGGCGGTGCTGGGCGTGCTGCCCGCGCACCCCGCCGGCGCCGGCCACTCGGTCACCATGCCCAGCGCCGACCTGGAGGCGGCGGTCAAGCAGTCCGACGGCTCGCCCCGGTCGCTGGAGGACTCGCTGCGGCGGCACGGCGTGCGCCAGGAGGACGCGGCCACGCTGGTGAAGATGTTCACCGGGCTCGTGCACACCGGGAACTTCGGCGCGGCGGCCCGCGACAAGTACGGCAAGCGGTGGCGCCCCGACCGGGTGGTGGCGTTCTTCGACACCGAGGACGGGCGCTACCTCCAGCAGCGGCGCGCGTCGAACGGCGCGGAGCCGTGGAGCACGTTCACCCCCACCGACTCCCGGCGGCTCACCCACCAGGTGGAGGAGCTGCTGGCCGAGGCCCTGCGCGCCGCCGGGCAGCACGTCGGGCGATAA
- a CDS encoding PPE domain-containing protein: MINEGPGVAASRPIEDKWKALSDTLAEIDGSIHEGLAKLGAVWEGSSAQEAQAALSPLGQWASDAQQASDVMKSSAQLQGEYIADARKEMPEPVPVTTEAPSTGDKILGALAGPAGMMHVIQQQQDHERQEAAQDNAEAKAVEVMNTYQSNSEWNSNTLGQFVPPPKVVIDTPPPAGAGEYNSTSANYRSTQAWTPPADSGTTHASWAPPTTGPSVPLPGQIPGHQPGGGTTNPSWAQPPGTPVPQPPVTTPPPVTVKPVPTPVQPPMWTPPKPPGNGVPVPPKGPNGPGGPNGRPGLPSGPRLPGGPGGPGPRGGLPGLPGGPGARGGLPGMPGGPGAHGLPGGGLPGGANPAGVGPRGGLPGGPGGFGPGAAGGPGAAGRPGGPGAAGGAAGGRGGEGEEDLEHKAADYLVEAEDVFGDDRLVAPPVIGELPQ; this comes from the coding sequence ATGATCAACGAGGGTCCCGGCGTGGCCGCCTCGCGGCCCATCGAGGACAAGTGGAAGGCGCTGTCCGACACCCTCGCCGAGATCGACGGCTCCATCCACGAGGGCCTGGCGAAGCTCGGCGCGGTGTGGGAGGGCTCCAGCGCGCAGGAGGCGCAGGCGGCGCTGTCCCCGCTGGGCCAGTGGGCGTCGGACGCGCAGCAGGCGTCGGACGTGATGAAGTCCTCCGCGCAGCTGCAGGGCGAGTACATCGCCGACGCGCGCAAGGAGATGCCCGAGCCCGTCCCGGTGACCACCGAGGCGCCGTCCACCGGTGACAAGATCCTCGGCGCGCTGGCCGGCCCGGCCGGGATGATGCACGTCATCCAGCAGCAGCAGGACCACGAGCGGCAGGAAGCGGCGCAGGACAACGCCGAGGCCAAGGCCGTCGAGGTGATGAACACCTACCAGTCCAACAGCGAGTGGAACAGCAACACGCTGGGCCAGTTCGTGCCGCCGCCGAAGGTCGTCATCGACACCCCGCCGCCCGCCGGCGCCGGCGAGTACAACAGCACCAGCGCGAACTACCGCTCCACCCAGGCGTGGACCCCGCCGGCCGACAGCGGCACCACCCACGCGTCGTGGGCGCCGCCGACGACCGGCCCGTCGGTGCCCCTGCCCGGCCAGATCCCGGGCCACCAGCCCGGCGGCGGCACCACCAACCCGTCGTGGGCGCAGCCGCCGGGCACCCCGGTGCCGCAGCCGCCCGTGACCACGCCGCCGCCGGTCACCGTCAAGCCGGTGCCCACGCCGGTGCAGCCGCCGATGTGGACGCCGCCGAAGCCCCCGGGCAACGGCGTGCCGGTGCCGCCCAAGGGCCCCAACGGCCCCGGTGGCCCCAACGGCCGCCCCGGCCTGCCGTCCGGGCCTCGCCTGCCCGGCGGCCCGGGTGGTCCCGGCCCGCGCGGCGGCCTGCCCGGCCTGCCCGGCGGTCCCGGTGCGCGCGGCGGCCTGCCGGGGATGCCCGGCGGCCCGGGTGCCCACGGTCTGCCCGGCGGCGGTCTCCCCGGCGGTGCCAACCCGGCGGGCGTGGGCCCGCGCGGCGGCCTGCCCGGCGGTCCCGGCGGCTTCGGCCCCGGCGCGGCGGGCGGTCCCGGTGCGGCGGGGCGCCCCGGCGGTCCCGGCGCGGCCGGTGGCGCGGCGGGCGGCCGCGGCGGCGAGGGCGAGGAGGACCTGGAGCACAAGGCGGCCGACTACCTGGTCGAGGCGGAGGACGTGTTCGGCGACGACCGGCTCGTCGCGCCGCCCGTGATCGGGGAACTGCCGCAGTAG